The nucleotide sequence TCCCCACGTGGACGCAGATGTAGTCAACGCCAATCTCTTCGAGTTCTTTTGCCTTCTTGACAGGGTCAGGTACATTTATTAAATCAACCATCAGCTGGACGCCATACTCCCGTGCAGACCTGAGTGCATCCTCGATCGTTGAGTTGTCAGCAGCAGCAAGTATCGAGACAATATCAGCACCCGCCTTTGCCGCCATCTCAACCTCGATCGCACCTGTATCCATCGTCTTCATATCTGCAACAATCGTCTTATCAGGAAACTTCTCGCGCAGAATACGGATTATATCCATGCCCACGCTCTTGATAAGTGGTGTTCCAGCCTCAATCCAATCAGCACCTCCCTCTACTGCCTCCTTTGCAATCTGGATGGCACGATCAAACTCCAGAAGATCGAGCGCAACCTGAAGTTTGGGCTTCATCAATCCATATTCATTTACATTACATTTAGAGTTTTTGATTATCCAATAGGTATTTATGTTCTAAAAGTGAAAAATGAGATGTGTTAATGGAGGAAATCTATGGCTATGCGACTTGGATTTGTTGTCTCAGAGTTCAACAGAGATATTACCTACCAGATGGAACTTTTGGGCCATGAACATGCAAAGTTTCTCGGTGCCGAGGTTACAGAGACGATCTATGTTCCCGGTGTCTATGACATGCCGCTTGCAGTCAAAAAACTGGCCAGTAATGATGCGATTGATGGTGTTGTTACGATTGGATGTGTGATCGAGGGTGCAACAGGACATGATGAGATTGTTGTGCAGCATGCTGCCCGCAAGATCATGGATATCTCGCTTGAGATGGGAAAGCCCGTGGCACTTGGGATATCAGGGCCCGGAATGACGCGAATGGAAGCACACCAGCGGGTTGACTATGCAAAGCGTGCGGTTGAGTCCGTGGTTAAGATGGTGCAGCGCCTTGAGGGGTAGTGGTTGTCAATGGCAGGAGATGAGATAAACCAGAATATGGTCTACTTCAAATGCGTCAAATGTGAGTATGTATTTCAGGCGGATCCGATGGTGCTTGTTAAATGTCCGATGTGTGGGAGCGAGGATGTAGTACGAACGTAATGGGTGTATCTGATTTGAGGTAAGACTTATATGCATGGATCGTGAAGTTGATTGAGATAGCCCGGTAGTGTAGTGGTCAATCATGTGAGGCTCTGGACCTCACGACTGCGGTTCGAATCCGTACCGGGCTATAGGGATACAATCATAGTGATGAGGAGATGTTGATGGTAAATTTCAGGGTTGTGGTTTCAGATCCAAAGGATGGGAAGGCATATCAGCTTGAGCTTGATGAAACAGGCTCAAAAATGTTCCTTGGACGTGCAATAGGTGATACAATCGATGGAGCGGTAATAGGACTTGATGGGTACAATCTGCTTATCACAGGTGGAACTGATGTTAATGGATTCCCGATGAGACCCGATATTCCCGGTTCGTTTAAGAAAAAGGTCCTTCTTACAAGGGGTGTTGGATACAGAGAAAAAGAACGTGGAAAGCGATATCGAAAGATGGTCTGTGGAAACACTATTTCTGAGTCGATAAGTCAGATCAATACAAAGGTTACATCATACGGATCAAAACCACTGGCTGAGTATTTTGGTGAGCAGGAAAAAGAATAAAAGATAACTACAAGCTGTTTCGTAGCTTAAGATAGCTTTAAATTTTATCATCACCGAGAATATTCTGGTGATGTCTGTGAAATTTAAGATCCTTGCTGTTATTCTTCTCGTGGTTGCGATATTGACCTCTGGCTGTCTATCAGAGTATGAACGGAACGATGGTATTGATGATGTACTGAGCGGTACAGAACCTGAAACCGGTCTGGATTTAAAGAAGTTCAACAACAGTGGTGAGGTTATCGATTTTCTTGAAGCAGCAGGAGAGTATAGAAATATCTATTCATACGGGTATGGTGGCAGAGGTTCTGCTGATATGACGAAGGTTATGGAAGAGATCGCTCCTGTGCCTGTTCCTGCAGAAGCCAGTGTTGCCGAAGACTACTCCACAACAAATATCCAGGTGGCTGGTGTGGATGAGGCCGATTTTGTGAAGAACGATGACCGCTACATCTATCTGATATGCGGTGATAAACTCGTGATCATCGATGCATACCCTGCAGAAGATGCCAGAATCGTCTCTGAAACCGAGATTGACGGCACGGCGCGGGATATGTATCTTAATGGAGATCGGCTTGTGGTGTTTACACAGGATTATGAAGAGGTCTATACGATCGCAGAATATGATTATATCCCAAGACCCAGGAGTATCGAGAACACACATCTCCATATCTATGATATCTCAGATAGAAGCGATCCAGTAGAGGTGAAGGATTATGCTGTGAGCGGTAGCTACTATCAATCGCGGATGATCGGTGATTACGTATATCTCATAACAACCAAATATCCATACTACTATGGCGGTGTGATAGACTTACCTGTAGTGAGAGAGTCCTCAAGAACCGTTCTTAAGCCTGATATCTACTACTTCGATAACCCGGAGGATAGCTATAACTTCAATACAATAGCATCGATTGATATTATGTCAGATGAGGATGACGTTAATGCGAAGACCTTCCTGATGGGTTACTCAAACAACCTCTACGTCTCTAAAAACAACATCTACATCACCTACCAGAAGAACCCGCCATACAGATATTACGATGCACTTCAGGAAGAGCGGTTCTATGATGTTGTGGTACCGCTTCTACCCCCTGATGTCAGATCTGAAATCGAGAAGATTCAGGAGGATGATGCACTCAACTCCTATGAGAAGTGGGATGAGATCAGTGGTATCCTCGAAGATATGTACAACTCAATGGATGAAGGCGATAAGGATGATCTTCTCAAAAAAATCGAGGATGCAGTTGCAGCATGGGATGCAGAACTTGAGGCCGCGATGAGAAAGACCGTGATCCAGAAGTTTGCGATCAAAGACGGCAGGATCGAATATAAAGCAAGAGGTGAGGTTGAAGGCTATCCCCTAAATCAGTTCTCGATGGATGAGTACAATGGTTACTTCAGGATTGCTACAACAACAAGCTTCTGGATGAGGAACAGGGGTTCTGTGGAGTACAACAATCTCTTTGTGCTTGATGAAGATCTGGAGGTTGTGGGTAGTCTTGAAAAGCTTGCAGAGAATGAACGAATCTATTCAACCCGTTTTATGGGTGACAGGCTCTACATGGTAACATTCAAGCGGATAGATCCGTTGTTCGTGATAGATCTCTCAAATCCCACCGATCCAGCAGTTCTGGGAAAGCTTAAGATTCCTGGATTCTCTGATTATCTCCATCCCTATGATGAGGATCACATAATCGGGATAGGAAAAGAGACCGATTCAAACGAGTGGGGTGGAGTCTCAGTCAAAGGTGTTAAGCTTGCGTTATTCGATGTAAGTGATGTTACAGATCCCAAACAGCTCGATAAATACGAGATAGGAACTTCGGGGACCGATTCAGAAGCACTGAGAGATCACAAGGCTTTCCTCTTTGATAAGAAGAAGAACTTGCTTGTGATACCGATTCGAGAGGTTGAAGATGGGTATAGTCGTCAAAGAGTGTGGCAGGGCGCCTATGTCTTTTCCCTGAGTGTGGATGAGGGATTTGACCTAAAAGGGAGAATCAGCCACTTTGAGGGAGATGAGGATGAGTACGGATACTGGGGCTCACCATCAGCGGTTCGAAGATCGCTCTACATGGACGATGTGCTCTACACAATCTCGGCAAAGCTTCTCAAGATGAATGATATTGAGACGCTGGAAGAGATCAACGAGGTGAAGTTGCCATACGAAGAAAATACTTATTATCCCCATCCCTACTGGCGGTAAGAAAATTTTATTATACACCTTTGGATAAATTTTAACCAGCGAGATGTGAGGGGTTAAGATTTATCACAGATACCTGGGAGCATGCTTAGCATTTTTGATCCTCTTCCAGATAACGCTCTCTCCCGCGCTTGCAGCCCATGATACCGATGGCGACGGTATACCAGATTCATGGGAGCTTACCTATGGGTTTGATCCTGATAATCCGCTTGATGCAGGTATTGATATCAATGGTGACGGGCTCTCAAACCTCGAAGAGTACAAAAACGGCTACGACCCATTATCAAGCGATACCGATTCTGATGGAATCATAAATACGGCAGAGGTTGAAGGGTTCTTCGGGTTCTTCACAGATCCGATCAGGGAGGATACAGATGATGATGGGTTGAGTGATCTCATCGAGATAGCATATTACATCGATTTTACAGATGAGCGAGACATAGAAAGGCTTACGAGTGATAATATAACCTACCTAAAGATGCTTCGTACAAATTATTCATACCCCCTCGATCCACTAAATAACGATACCGATAGCGATGGTCTGGATGACGGCGATGAGATCGAGGAGGGTACATTCCCTGTCCGGTTTGATACCGATGGAGATGGTTTAAGTGACGGGGATGAGGTCAATAGATACGCAACAGATCCTCTGAAACGTGATACCGATGGAGACTGGCTCTCTGATTTTGAGGAACTTCAGGAAGGTGAGGATGGCTATGTGACAGATCCGCTCGATAGCGATACTGACGATGATGGCATGATCGATGGCGAGGAGTCGATGCCGCTCGGGTCGGTCCCCATCCCGCCAAGCAATCACTCGTTGAGCTTTAAGGAGTTTGTATCAGGAGATCTCTATGCAGGTGAGTACGTAACAACGCTGGGTCGGGTTGTAAAGCCACCCACGATAGATTCAGACGCAGACGATCTTGACCAGTACACACTTGAACTCGACGATCCACTGGAGAAAACCACGGGTGTTCACATCGAACTTACCATAGGTAATGCATCATTCCATTACACCTATGATAATATGGGCAAGATGCAGATCTTTGATGATGATTTTGGTTTTGCGCCCATGATCGGGGACAAACTCCTCATTGTTGCTCGTGCGGGTAGCACAACCTATCCAAAACGACCGCTCACGATAAGAACATCCGCCAATGATACTGATGGATTTATTTACCTCATAACAACCGCCAATGATCTCGTTGGACGAAATGTCTCATCTACAGATTATATCAAGATAAGACATGATCTGTTGAGTACATCTTCACCCATCTTACCTTCAGAAGGCGCATCTTCAGATGAAACAGGCGGAACAGATGAAACAAACAGTGAATCAGCAGCATCTAACACTTTGGATCCTTCGAGGATAGTTCTTGAAGCAGATTTGCCCGTTACGAAAGAAGATGGAAATATGAGTGCCAGAGTCACTGCATACCTCGTGGATATCGCTGGAGTGCCGATCGATCCTGCACCCGATGTAACATTTGAGATAACTGCGGGTGATGCCATGATCAACGAGTCAAGTAAAACCACAAGTGGTGCGTTCACATCAGTAAACGTCACAGCATCAGAGGCAGGCATCGTTAAAGTCGCAGCCAGCTCTTCAGGTATTGTATCAGATGAAGTCACGATCACATTTGAGAAGGGTGGGTTGACCTGGCTGATCCCATACCTTCTCGCAGTGATTGTAATAGGTGGAGCTGCTTTTCTCATCATCAAGAAACGAAAGAATGCTGGAAAAAAGGTATGGGTGGCTGGCAAGGTTAAGAAGGGTAAAAACGGCGTATACATAGTTAAAATAAAGAAAGGAGAAGAATCGAAGTCTGTTAAGCTTGAAAAATCTGAGTATGCAGAATTAAAGAAGAATAAGCAGCTAAAGAAGGATGAATATCTCATTGTTATGAACTGATGCAAAAGTATTTATCGAAGAACTATCATAGTTTATAATAACAAATATGGGAGGTGATAATATATGCTTGAGTTATATGGTTCGGGTCTGCTATTGAAGACCATAATGGACGAAATCGCGGATGAGCACGGACCCAAGGAAGCGAATAAGATCGCGTACAAGGCTGGGGAGGAGATTGGTGCAAAGCTCACAGATAAGCTTCTACCAGTGCCCGATCCAGAGGAGGCGCTAAGGGTGCTTGCAGAGTATGTGAGGCCTTATATCTACATCCAGATAAAGCGGAAGAAGGAGAGCAATGGTTCCACCGAGTTTGAGGTTTCGTACCCAAGATGTATGATACGGAAAATCACAAGAGGTGCTGTACCATCCTCGCTATGTCGTGCAAAGGCAGGCTGGATCGAATCCGCCCTCATGGGGATGACAGGCCTTAAGGTCAAGATGGAGACAACACGAATTCAGCCAGAGAAGAACATCTGTTATGGAACGATCACATTTGGGTGAATTATCCGAGTGAACTTCCCTGATAATGATTACCACGAGATCACAGGATTTAAATTCTCTTTGATCCTGTGGTATCTCATATTTTTGTTAAGACTTCGACTCAAGCTGTAGCTTATCATCCCGTTTGTGATGATAGGACTTGTTATTGCAGTAATTGTGAAGCTGATAAGAAAAAGTTGATCTTTTCCACAACCCCTCTTCTCGAATTAGACGATCCCGAAACACTCACAACAGGCTTGCCCTTCTCGATCCTCCTGCCAGTCTCTGGCACATCAGAAAAACCCCATCTTCTCAGATCCTCTCTGATCACAAGATCCTCTCCTGCATAGAAGATTGCTCTCATGCCATACCTTCTCGGCTTTTTGATCTCAAAGTCTTCACCCCTGCATGCCTTTACATGTGCGTGAAAGATGTTATCGCCTGTTGCAATCTCAAGCGCCTCAATCGTCCCCTGAAATCTTGGATTAACCTCAATCACGAGAATATCATCTCCACTTATCACAAAATCAATGCCGTTTGACCCAATAAGCCCGAGTTCTACAACGATCTCCTCTGCAATCTTACAGATCTGATCTTCAAGCGCTGTCTCGAGCGGGATAATATTTCCGCAATATGCAAATCTTGATGGTGCATTGAGCCATTCTATCCCGATCAACTGCTCGTTAACACAGTAGCTTGATACCTCGCCATCAGGGTTTGAGATGACCGATACACTTGCTGGAATCCCGTTGATATACTGCTGTATCAGATATTCAGATGAGTCGATATCCAGTGCCTCAAGCTCTGATCTCTCACGGATAAAGATATTTTTTAGCCCCCCTCCTCCTCTGCGGGGTTTTAAGACTGCTGGAAACCTGATAGTATCTCTGTCATAGATCTCAGGATGTAAAAAACCCATTTCAATGACTTTTTTACCAAAATACTTTTTATCAGATACTTTCTGCATGAGTGCAGGGCTATTTCCAATCACACGTCTGCTGAGCCTCTCATCGAGCCTGATTCCTTCACACCCTGACCCAATTATAATCCCATCGATCTCACGGTCGAGTCTGTCAAGAAACGCTCCAACACCAAAGTCTTTTGCATCCTCATCAAGCAATGCGCTCGCTTCTACAATCTCCAGAAGATCGAGATCAAGGAAGTGATCCAGACAAAAAACCCTGAACCCAGCATTCACCGCCGATTGTGCGATCTGCCTCGTGGTATATCCTACAATGAGGACTTCTTCCATCGCTCAATCATCTCATCATAGATTTCAGTGGCTCTGTGTGCCGGGTCATCTGCTTCTGTGATCGCTCGCCCGACGACCTCATAGTCAGCACCCGCAAGAATTGCATCTCCGATTACGCCACCCTGTGCCCCAATACCTGGCGAGATCACATAGACATCGCTGGGCAGGATCTCTTTTAACTTTTTGATTCGATCTGGTTTTGTTGCAGGAAGCACCACTCCATCCACGCCTATGTAGTTAAGATCCTTCGCAATCCGCTCTGCGGCATAATCCAGATAATCTGATGAGCCGGGGTGTGTCATCTCAACAACGACGATCAGATCGCCCATCTCAAGCTTTCTGATTGCGCTAATTACATCTCTGCCCACAAATCCCTGCACAATTACACAATCAGCACCTGAACGATATGCGATCGCTGCAATCCTTTCACTGATATGGGGTATGTCTGCGATCTTACCATCATAGATCAGGGGTAGACTTGTCGCAAGTTTTATCCGTTCGATCGCATGCCATCCAAGCTGCATCTCACATGTCCTCCCGATCTTGATCGCAAAGTTACCTTTTGCATACTCAAGTTCTTCTGCAAGTTCAATTGCGACCGGCATATCTTCCATATCAAATGCGACAATAATACCGGGTTCATCACGTTTCAGGATTGACATTATACACCACCAGATTTAATCCCAGCCTTCGCAAGAATTCCTCTCCCTGCAAGTACGCCTGTTGCCGATGCGTTGACGATATCCCGCGATAATCCTGAGCCATCACCTGCTGCAAACAGTCCTTCAATATTAGTCTCCATCTCTGGAGTGAGATCGAATTCCATTGCATAGAACTTGACCTCAGGCGCATAGAGAAGCGTGGAATCGGAAGCAACGCCAGGGATTATCTCGTTCAGCTTCTCAAGCCCTTCGATGATGTCCATCGTGATCCTGTGTGGGAGTGCCATCGATATATCGCCTGGTGTCACGTCGTCGAGCGTATTCTGAACATTGTTTCCTCTTATTGACTTCCATGTGGAACGTCTGCCACGCCGTAGATCTCCCATCCGCTGGAGCAGAGGTTTGCCGCCACCTATCGTTGTCGCAAGCTTCGATACCGATCTACCATATTTTGTTGTGTTTTCCAGTGGTTCTGTCAGCTCCAGTCGGACAAGGAACGCAAAGTTGGTGTTTTCAGATCGTTTGTTCTTCATGGAGTGACCATTCACGCCGATAAATCCTTCATAAGTCTCTTTCACAACAAAACCGTGTTCATTGGTGCAGAATGTTCTTGTAAAGTCATCATATCGCGCACTTCTGATATAGAACTTTGGATCGCGATTGATCTTTGTAACAGGATCCATGATGATGGCTGGAACCTCCACCCTCACGCCGATGTCAATAGGAGCGTGATTTGCCCGAATATTATGTCTTACCACCATATCATTGATCCATGTCGCTCCAACTCTGCCTGGTGCGAGAAGCGTATACTTTGATAGGATACACGCGCCATCTTCAAGCTCAACCCCTTTGCATACACCATCCTCAACGATGAGATCTGATACCGTTGTATTCAGTAAAAATTCAACCCCTCCCTCATCAAGATGGTTTTTGAAGTTCTGGATAACTCGCTGTGTATTGTCTGTTCCAATGTGACGCTGGATGATGTCAACAAACTTTGCACCAACCGATGCTGAGATCCGCTTCAACTCCTCGATCGCCTCAGCGCTCGCATTGGAAAGGGCTGATGGTGCACCAAACTTGAGAAAGATCCGATCCACATACTCGACAAGATCCCATGCATACGCCTCGCTTCCTGTCAGTTTTGCCAGATCTCCTCCAATGTCAGGCCGTAAATTGAGCGTGCCATCAGAAAATGTCCCAGATCCACCAACACCGCACATTATGTCGCAGTGATCACATTCAAGACAGAATCCTTTGGTATTCATTGGACAGCGCCGTTTTGAAACGTCTTTGCCCATGTCTACGATCAATATTTTAAGGTCATGCCCCAGAAGTTCGTTTGCTGCAAAAAGTCCGGCAGGGCCTGCACCGATGATCAGTACATCAACTTCTTCTCTATTCATCATGCCACTAAGTTTTATTTAGATCTATCTTATAAACGTTACACATCAAAAAGGGTAATTCATGTATAAATTCAGAGATGGGGTGAATCTTGATGAAAAAATATAATGGGATGGATGATATTCCACATCGTGGGAAGACGGTACTTGTAAGGGTGGATGTAAACTCCCCAATGGGTAAAAACAACGAGATTTTAGATGATAGGCGATTTAAACTACATTTGCCAACGTTAAATGAGTTAAAAGATGCAAAAACTGTTTTGATTGCACATCAGAGCAGGGCCGGCAAACCTGACTTCACCACAATGGAGGCGCATGCTGCACACTTCACCGAACTTCTCGGACGCGAGGTTCTTTATGTCGAAGATATATTTGGGAGTGAAGCACGCTCAAAGATAGGGAAAATGGATGATGGTGATGTTCTGATGCTTGAGAATGTTCGCTTCTTTGCAGAAGAGACGCTTACACGAACCGCACAGGAGCATTCACGATCACATATGGTAAGAAAGCTCGCTCCACTCTGCGATCTCTTCATAAACGACGCTTTCTCGGTTGCCCACCGTGCGCATCTTTCTGTTATTGGGTTTACAGCAGTTTTACCGTCTATAGCAGGCAGATTGATGGAGAAAGAGATCGAAGCGCTTGATAAAGCACTTGTGGATATAAAAAGACCCGCTGTATTTGTGCTTGGTGGCGTGAAAGCACCTGACTCGATCGATGTGGCCCTAAATGTCCTTAAAAGCGGTGCCGCAGATTATGTTATATTTACCGGTATTCTTGCAAACATATTCCTCATGGCGTCGGGTATTGAGATAGGAGATGTAAATTCAGATTTTATCGAGAAACTTGGGTATCGGGGCGAGGTGGATAGGGCAAAAGAGATCCTGAAAAACTTTAAAGATAAAATCCTGCTTCCAGAGGATCTCGCTGTTCTGGGCGCAGATGAAAGACGGGTTGAATATCCGGTCAATGATCTGGACCCTGGTCTCCCAATCTTTGATATCGGTTCAGGTTCAATCGAGCGCTTTGGTGAAATTATTCGATCATCTGCCACGGTTGTTATGAATGGTCCTGCTGGTAAATTTGAGGAAAAGGAGTTTGCAGCAGGGACAGAAGCGCTTCTCAGGGCCGCAACCTCATCGAAGTTCAGTATAATAGGTGGCGGGCATATATCTGCGGTCGTTGATGAGCTCGGGTTGGCTGAAGAGATCTCACACATCTCAAGTGGCGGCGGAGCGTGTCTCCGTTATCTTGCGGGTGAGAGCTTGCCTGGTATAGAGGCTTTGATAAAATGACGCTGATTACCGATGCAATGGCAGAATCATCTGCACCCAAAGACCCGGTGATCATCGAGGTTGCGAGGATGGAGAATCTGGAGCCGCAAGATCTTGCAAGACTCATTGCACGTGGTAGAGTCGTAATTCCTGCAAATGTAAACCGTGACATAAATGCCAGGATCGAGTCGGGCGGGATGCGTGCAGTTGGTGAGCGCGTCTCAACCAAGATCAATGCAAACATCGGGACATCGAAGGATTATATCAATTTCGATGATGAGATCAGGAAGGCGGAGACCGCTGTTAAATATGGTGCTGATGCTGTCATGGATCTCTCAACCGGCGGTGAGTACGGGGTTGTACGAAGAGAGATACTTAAGAAGTTGTCTGTTCCAATTGGAACCGTACCGATCTATGATGCATGTCGCAGAAGTAAAACGATCGTCGATACCTCATCCGATGATATGTTCAACGCTGTGCGTGAGCACGCAAAGGATGGTGTGGACTTTGTAACGATCCATGCAGGCGTGAATCTGAATACACTTGAGCGGCTCAAAAAATCAAAACGAGTTCTGGATGTTGTAAGCAGGGGTGGCGCATTTACGATCGCATGGATGGTGCATAATGAACGTGAAAATCCATTTTATGCAGAGTTCGATTATCTTCTTGAGATTGCAAACGAGTTTGATCTTACGATAAGTCTCGGTGACGGGATGAGATCGGGTTGTACCCATGACGCCACGGATCGTGCGAAGTTCGCTGAATATATCGCGCTTGGTGAGCTTGTTTCGCGTTCAAGATCTCGTGGTGTTCAGGCGATCGTTGAGGGCCCAGGACATGTTCCACTTGATGAGA is from Candidatus Syntrophoarchaeum caldarius and encodes:
- a CDS encoding 6,7-dimethyl-8-ribityllumazine synthase codes for the protein MAMRLGFVVSEFNRDITYQMELLGHEHAKFLGAEVTETIYVPGVYDMPLAVKKLASNDAIDGVVTIGCVIEGATGHDEIVVQHAARKIMDISLEMGKPVALGISGPGMTRMEAHQRVDYAKRAVESVVKMVQRLEG
- a CDS encoding Ribosomal protein S6e, translated to MLMVNFRVVVSDPKDGKAYQLELDETGSKMFLGRAIGDTIDGAVIGLDGYNLLITGGTDVNGFPMRPDIPGSFKKKVLLTRGVGYREKERGKRYRKMVCGNTISESISQINTKVTSYGSKPLAEYFGEQEKE
- a CDS encoding ATP-dependent carboligase translates to MEEVLIVGYTTRQIAQSAVNAGFRVFCLDHFLDLDLLEIVEASALLDEDAKDFGVGAFLDRLDREIDGIIIGSGCEGIRLDERLSRRVIGNSPALMQKVSDKKYFGKKVIEMGFLHPEIYDRDTIRFPAVLKPRRGGGGLKNIFIRERSELEALDIDSSEYLIQQYINGIPASVSVISNPDGEVSSYCVNEQLIGIEWLNAPSRFAYCGNIIPLETALEDQICKIAEEIVVELGLIGSNGIDFVISGDDILVIEVNPRFQGTIEALEIATGDNIFHAHVKACRGEDFEIKKPRRYGMRAIFYAGEDLVIREDLRRWGFSDVPETGRRIEKGKPVVSVSGSSNSRRGVVEKINFFLSASQLLQ
- a CDS encoding orotidine 5' monophosphate decarboxylase, which gives rise to MSILKRDEPGIIVAFDMEDMPVAIELAEELEYAKGNFAIKIGRTCEMQLGWHAIERIKLATSLPLIYDGKIADIPHISERIAAIAYRSGADCVIVQGFVGRDVISAIRKLEMGDLIVVVEMTHPGSSDYLDYAAERIAKDLNYIGVDGVVLPATKPDRIKKLKEILPSDVYVISPGIGAQGGVIGDAILAGADYEVVGRAITEADDPAHRATEIYDEMIERWKKSSL
- a CDS encoding FAD-dependent oxidoreductase, encoding MMNREEVDVLIIGAGPAGLFAANELLGHDLKILIVDMGKDVSKRRCPMNTKGFCLECDHCDIMCGVGGSGTFSDGTLNLRPDIGGDLAKLTGSEAYAWDLVEYVDRIFLKFGAPSALSNASAEAIEELKRISASVGAKFVDIIQRHIGTDNTQRVIQNFKNHLDEGGVEFLLNTTVSDLIVEDGVCKGVELEDGACILSKYTLLAPGRVGATWINDMVVRHNIRANHAPIDIGVRVEVPAIIMDPVTKINRDPKFYIRSARYDDFTRTFCTNEHGFVVKETYEGFIGVNGHSMKNKRSENTNFAFLVRLELTEPLENTTKYGRSVSKLATTIGGGKPLLQRMGDLRRGRRSTWKSIRGNNVQNTLDDVTPGDISMALPHRITMDIIEGLEKLNEIIPGVASDSTLLYAPEVKFYAMEFDLTPEMETNIEGLFAAGDGSGLSRDIVNASATGVLAGRGILAKAGIKSGGV
- a CDS encoding 3-phosphoglycerate kinase, whose protein sequence is MKKYNGMDDIPHRGKTVLVRVDVNSPMGKNNEILDDRRFKLHLPTLNELKDAKTVLIAHQSRAGKPDFTTMEAHAAHFTELLGREVLYVEDIFGSEARSKIGKMDDGDVLMLENVRFFAEETLTRTAQEHSRSHMVRKLAPLCDLFINDAFSVAHRAHLSVIGFTAVLPSIAGRLMEKEIEALDKALVDIKRPAVFVLGGVKAPDSIDVALNVLKSGAADYVIFTGILANIFLMASGIEIGDVNSDFIEKLGYRGEVDRAKEILKNFKDKILLPEDLAVLGADERRVEYPVNDLDPGLPIFDIGSGSIERFGEIIRSSATVVMNGPAGKFEEKEFAAGTEALLRAATSSKFSIIGGGHISAVVDELGLAEEISHISSGGGACLRYLAGESLPGIEALIK
- a CDS encoding phosphomethylpyrimidine synthase, which gives rise to MTLITDAMAESSAPKDPVIIEVARMENLEPQDLARLIARGRVVIPANVNRDINARIESGGMRAVGERVSTKINANIGTSKDYINFDDEIRKAETAVKYGADAVMDLSTGGEYGVVRREILKKLSVPIGTVPIYDACRRSKTIVDTSSDDMFNAVREHAKDGVDFVTIHAGVNLNTLERLKKSKRVLDVVSRGGAFTIAWMVHNERENPFYAEFDYLLEIANEFDLTISLGDGMRSGCTHDATDRAKFAEYIALGELVSRSRSRGVQAIVEGPGHVPLDEISVNVQAMKHLTDHAPLYLLGPLVTDLGGGYDHITAAIGGAVAGMHGADFLCMTTPSEHFALPTEDDIREATVVTRIAAHVVDTVKEGVRDAARMREDEMADARRNLDWERQFKLLINPERARAMYEKRPSNDHETCSMCGDLCAIKIVKDVLSGE